A genome region from Ignisphaera sp. includes the following:
- a CDS encoding GTPase, protein MRLLRNSEIDAIVSRSDIVIEIVEARNPLETKSRIIESVARKKERRYILVLNKCDLVPRYVCGEWIDYFRELGISALCTSSIKRIGIKELKHMLINFAGNKKTINVSVFGLPKVGKSSLINALKGKDSALTSPYPGSWGYTKGITLYKILPGIYLIDTPGFVPPDAKGFEVLIRSRPIDLIPNPIAIAKEIITKIMYFNPISIEIVYGLATTDYLKLLEHIAIKRGWFYKTTKEPNIDEAAKTVIRDYLNGKLTFYLHPPTRDFIDSR, encoded by the coding sequence ATGCGACTTTTGAGAAATTCTGAGATAGATGCCATTGTATCTAGATCTGATATTGTTATAGAGATTGTTGAGGCTAGAAATCCTTTAGAGACTAAAAGCAGGATTATAGAAAGTGTAGCTAGGAAAAAAGAGAGAAGGTATATTCTGGTTTTGAATAAATGTGATCTTGTGCCAAGATATGTTTGTGGAGAGTGGATTGACTATTTCAGAGAGCTTGGAATTAGCGCACTTTGCACATCGTCCATCAAAAGAATTGGCATAAAAGAACTGAAGCACATGCTCATAAATTTTGCTGGAAATAAAAAAACAATTAATGTATCCGTATTTGGCTTGCCTAAGGTTGGCAAGTCATCTCTAATAAATGCTTTAAAGGGTAAGGACTCGGCGCTAACAAGTCCATATCCAGGATCCTGGGGGTATACAAAAGGTATAACCTTATACAAGATTCTGCCAGGCATATACCTAATTGATACCCCTGGTTTTGTCCCACCAGATGCAAAAGGATTCGAGGTGTTGATAAGAAGTAGGCCTATAGACCTCATACCAAATCCCATAGCGATAGCAAAAGAGATTATAACCAAGATAATGTACTTTAACCCCATTTCTATTGAAATAGTATATGGATTGGCAACGACAGATTATTTGAAGCTACTAGAGCATATAGCTATTAAAAGAGGGTGGTTCTACAAAACAACAAAAGAACCGAATATTGATGAAGCTGCAAAGACCGTGATAAGAGATTATCTGAACGGTAAGCTCACGTTCTATTTACATCCCCCTACAAGAGACTTTATCGACTCTCGCTAA
- a CDS encoding DUF87 domain-containing protein, which translates to MPLTLSPSQTTDYKNSNSDVYVGVDLVFGKRVSWNVEASPSQHILVVGPTGSGKSVAVSVLASRLSRKFGAPITVFDIKNEYEDYMKLLLNRSFNVWDVVHSPIPLCTCNDESNAIYYDVQLFVSTVNSIFKMPSYTREQLYDALVRLCKQCNEVTLEEAVPSYLLIDEYESLSTLFSIFKVYESPHNVLNMLLERDVIIDLHKIFLLDKKASAITILYIVKQILKKSRVFFESRVNRVVVLDELWHLTHHAIDEFMNVLVRYSRGFGISLAMATQNIDDLKPYTDSIIESCGMLLALSSASQSYWLKLAKYLNLSRKGIENAMRFSNRGTGVLRIYPHEKPLHVYIDPFDE; encoded by the coding sequence ATGCCTCTTACCTTATCGCCGTCACAAACCACGGACTACAAAAATAGCAATAGTGATGTATATGTAGGTGTGGATCTAGTTTTCGGTAAGAGAGTGTCTTGGAATGTTGAGGCGTCTCCATCGCAACATATATTAGTTGTTGGTCCAACAGGTTCAGGAAAAAGCGTTGCTGTTTCAGTACTGGCATCAAGACTTAGCAGAAAATTCGGTGCCCCAATAACAGTCTTTGACATTAAAAATGAATATGAGGATTACATGAAGCTTCTTCTAAATAGATCCTTCAATGTGTGGGACGTTGTACACAGTCCCATACCTCTATGTACTTGTAACGATGAAAGTAACGCCATCTACTATGATGTGCAATTGTTCGTAAGCACAGTGAATAGTATTTTTAAAATGCCTTCGTATACTAGAGAACAGCTATACGATGCTCTTGTGAGGCTATGCAAACAATGCAACGAGGTTACACTAGAAGAAGCTGTACCAAGTTATCTTCTTATAGATGAATATGAATCTCTTAGCACATTATTCAGTATCTTCAAGGTCTATGAATCGCCGCATAATGTATTAAACATGCTCTTGGAAAGAGACGTGATCATAGATCTTCACAAGATATTTCTTCTAGATAAAAAAGCCTCTGCAATAACAATACTCTATATAGTGAAGCAGATATTGAAAAAGTCTAGGGTGTTTTTTGAAAGTAGAGTCAATAGAGTAGTGGTTCTAGACGAGCTGTGGCATTTAACGCATCATGCCATTGACGAATTTATGAATGTTCTTGTAAGGTATAGCCGAGGCTTTGGAATCTCTCTTGCAATGGCGACACAAAACATTGATGATCTGAAACCATATACAGACTCCATAATAGAGAGCTGTGGAATGTTACTAGCACTCTCATCAGCTTCGCAAAGCTATTGGCTAAAACTTGCAAAATATCTCAACCTTAGTAGAAAAGGCATAGAAAATGCTATGAGATTCTCAAACCGAGGCACAGGCGTGCTAAGGATATACCCACATGAAAAACCTTTGCACGTTTATATAGATCCCTTTGATGAGTGA
- a CDS encoding radical SAM protein, translated as MSMFKGFKIVLTGDESLVSTYHHTYLGFSSGLPMDVFPSFLGNIIFPTLSGEHGRMRTSQYGLCKIEASLIDNGFSRSDVAIVDPRRLDEAIGPETRVLGIGVLDPLGINYGTALLRVVLSLMGVETRLQSYMSWATMKIFNSDAVKKYRNRIKVIVGGQGVWEIIDSGLQHRLGIDCIVEGEGELVAPKIFRVALEGGEIPGYVKGPPVPVDKIPVIKTPSRGLVEVTRGCGRGCLFCNPTLLMFRSIPMDKILKEIAVNIEGGERNITLHSEDFLRYGSTSLLPNEDKVLNLLNTITKIPEIDSISIDFVTASTALSNPKLVKTVGGMLGLSDRNPAIIQMGIESGSPRIIKIIAPGKPKPFNYEEWPKIVEEAVNLLNDSGWWICATIIVNLPQETEEDIEMNMRLVERLEHYNVFVFPLPFIPSGSLRKARDMAGTHKIVSTRNLELIALAVYDAIKKIKSLSKHLVAKAPFGVRQVLGALLYVASVIGLRRLQRNSLDAIIDHFKALKEDRYRISI; from the coding sequence ATGAGCATGTTCAAGGGTTTTAAAATTGTTCTCACTGGCGATGAATCTCTTGTGAGCACATACCACCATACATACCTAGGTTTTTCATCAGGGTTGCCAATGGATGTTTTTCCTAGTTTCCTAGGAAACATAATTTTTCCTACTTTAAGTGGGGAACATGGCAGGATGAGGACAAGTCAATATGGTTTGTGTAAGATCGAGGCTTCTCTGATTGATAATGGTTTTTCGAGAAGTGATGTGGCTATTGTCGATCCTAGGAGGTTGGATGAGGCTATAGGGCCTGAGACAAGGGTTTTGGGCATCGGAGTTCTAGATCCCTTGGGCATAAACTATGGGACAGCGCTACTGCGTGTTGTTTTAAGTTTGATGGGGGTTGAAACTCGTTTGCAATCTTATATGTCTTGGGCAACTATGAAGATATTTAATAGTGATGCTGTGAAGAAGTATAGGAATAGAATAAAGGTTATTGTTGGAGGCCAAGGTGTTTGGGAGATAATTGATAGTGGGCTCCAGCATAGGCTTGGCATAGATTGTATTGTTGAGGGCGAGGGAGAGCTTGTCGCGCCAAAAATTTTTAGAGTAGCTCTGGAAGGTGGGGAAATTCCAGGCTATGTGAAGGGTCCACCAGTACCTGTAGACAAGATACCTGTTATAAAAACTCCTTCTAGAGGTCTTGTAGAGGTTACGAGAGGGTGTGGAAGGGGGTGTTTATTTTGCAACCCTACACTACTAATGTTTAGGTCAATACCGATGGACAAAATACTTAAAGAGATAGCTGTTAACATTGAAGGAGGCGAAAGAAACATAACGCTACATTCAGAGGATTTTCTAAGGTATGGCTCAACATCTCTATTGCCAAATGAGGACAAGGTTCTAAACCTGTTAAACACTATTACAAAGATACCGGAAATAGATAGCATTTCAATAGATTTTGTAACAGCATCAACAGCCTTGTCAAACCCTAAATTAGTGAAGACTGTTGGTGGTATGCTGGGGCTTAGTGACAGAAACCCAGCAATAATTCAGATGGGTATAGAGAGTGGCAGCCCAAGAATAATAAAAATTATTGCTCCTGGTAAGCCAAAGCCTTTCAATTATGAGGAGTGGCCGAAGATAGTGGAAGAAGCTGTTAATCTATTAAACGACTCGGGCTGGTGGATATGTGCAACAATAATAGTGAATCTTCCGCAAGAGACTGAAGAGGATATAGAAATGAATATGAGACTTGTAGAGAGGCTAGAGCATTACAATGTCTTTGTATTCCCATTGCCATTCATACCCTCTGGAAGTCTAAGAAAAGCAAGGGATATGGCAGGAACACATAAAATAGTTAGTACAAGAAATTTGGAGCTCATAGCCCTAGCAGTATATGATGCCATCAAAAAGATCAAATCTTTATCAAAACACCTTGTAGCAAAAGCACCCTTTGGCGTAAGACAAGTGCTAGGAGCGTTACTTTATGTAGCTTCAGTCATAGGTCTTAGAAGATTGCAAAGAAATTCACTAGACGCTATAATAGATCATTTTAAAGCTTTGAAAGAAGATCGATATAGGATAAGCATTTAA
- a CDS encoding glycosyltransferase 87 family protein produces MYDIYKEFSYYGERCYKEFPSLYNKHRIYVVALVIALLVASLVIGWNYYDIMWWVSWYRIVEKYGFQSIFSIYKLCGTPSCKAPYPPIAVITFIFVYALAMLAPYQARYMILKLVLVVIPAYIIFRIIKRHRGLEIAMLWLLSLPFLQILFALQFDVLLALFILLSTLYTWSGKYRKAAVSTAIATLIKPIAAVVAPLHMIFIYKKNGAKKALEYAIIAIVTGIAIIAPFVFASGKSFIENVVSFHASRPPQDASPWAIATFVLESNINVYNNFLDNFWMIPFLIAYLSTVLGLFIVLRQKPYVSLRFLAISTSILLLLIITFGKIGNTNYIVWIVPTSIMAFECPYLKKFYVVTSLIVLLVSIPMTGILLYLAPAVSDKPTFMAEDIDYWDARTLFMQSINYYIIYAISIAQQYSLSPIMIIVPSDVLDSIAYIALLIDFRKVLLVSLVIVAQVLLMLLLIMHFRSLYGETLC; encoded by the coding sequence ATGTATGATATCTACAAAGAATTTTCATATTATGGGGAAAGATGCTACAAGGAGTTTCCTAGTCTATATAATAAGCATAGAATATATGTAGTAGCCTTGGTAATAGCACTTCTAGTAGCTTCTCTAGTTATTGGCTGGAACTATTACGATATAATGTGGTGGGTCTCCTGGTACAGAATTGTGGAGAAATATGGATTTCAATCAATATTCTCCATATATAAATTGTGCGGAACGCCTTCATGCAAAGCTCCCTATCCGCCTATAGCTGTGATAACATTTATTTTTGTCTATGCTTTAGCAATGCTAGCACCATATCAAGCCAGGTACATGATATTAAAGCTTGTGCTAGTCGTCATACCAGCTTACATAATATTCAGGATTATTAAGAGGCATAGAGGACTTGAAATAGCTATGTTATGGTTACTGAGCTTACCATTTCTTCAAATTCTATTCGCACTCCAATTCGATGTTCTTCTAGCTCTCTTCATACTTCTTTCAACTCTTTATACATGGAGCGGAAAATATCGCAAAGCCGCAGTATCAACAGCTATAGCAACACTAATAAAACCAATAGCTGCTGTTGTAGCGCCACTGCATATGATCTTCATATATAAGAAGAACGGGGCAAAAAAAGCACTTGAATACGCTATCATAGCGATAGTAACCGGAATTGCTATCATAGCGCCATTTGTGTTTGCATCTGGTAAGAGCTTTATAGAGAATGTTGTGAGCTTTCATGCATCGAGGCCCCCACAAGATGCTTCGCCATGGGCCATAGCAACATTTGTACTAGAATCCAACATCAATGTGTATAATAATTTCCTAGACAATTTTTGGATGATACCATTTCTAATAGCCTATTTATCAACGGTTTTAGGGCTCTTCATAGTCTTGAGACAAAAGCCTTATGTTTCGCTAAGATTCTTAGCCATATCAACCTCAATATTACTTCTACTGATTATCACATTTGGCAAGATTGGAAACACCAACTATATAGTTTGGATTGTACCTACATCGATAATGGCATTTGAGTGCCCATATCTAAAGAAATTCTATGTCGTAACATCCTTAATAGTATTACTAGTCTCTATACCGATGACTGGTATACTTCTTTACCTAGCCCCCGCTGTAAGCGATAAACCAACATTTATGGCCGAGGATATCGATTATTGGGATGCACGCACACTATTTATGCAGTCAATTAATTACTATATTATCTATGCTATTAGCATAGCTCAGCAATACTCCCTATCACCTATTATGATAATTGTCCCAAGCGATGTTCTAGACTCCATTGCATATATCGCATTATTGATTGACTTTAGGAAGGTTCTTCTTGTATCGCTTGTAATAGTTGCACAAGTGCTTTTAATGCTACTGCTGATCATGCACTTTAGATCTTTGTATGGTGAGACATTATGCTAA
- the metG gene encoding methionine--tRNA ligase produces the protein MSSKHIYITTPIYYPNDKPHLGHAYTTVLADITSRWYGLLGYDVFFLTGTDEHGAKLQREAEKRGVSPKAFVDEMSAVFKEYWSKLNIGFSRFIRTTDGDHESLVSNVLRLLNEKGYIYRGVYKGWYCTACERYYSEKEYVIENNTPYCPIHRKPLEFVEEETYFLRLSQFRDKVLKILREGEVVYPRQYAEEVASKIELEGLQDLSISRPKERVSWGIILPFDNRFTVYVWIDALLNYLTGAGFGKDEKRFEALWKNSIQFIGKDILWFHTAVWFSLLSMLDLPPSKKLVVHGFLTVKGVKMGKSTGNVTSIDDMIKRYGSSDAVRFIIARIANYEKDSEVSWEIYDSIYNGDLVNNYGNLVRRVTSLAIKLFGGVVRIDIDHEHAKKIEEFVQKAIEHYNKIDIAEAVKTALDIAHETNAYLNRKEPWKQENPQPTIYTALESIRLATLLLHPVMPNITQNIMNSLNIAIEKGSDQFKVGYISEYKVKESPIPFKKLATS, from the coding sequence TTGAGCTCTAAGCATATTTATATTACTACACCAATATATTATCCTAATGATAAGCCTCATTTAGGACATGCATACACAACTGTGTTGGCAGATATTACTAGTAGATGGTATGGTCTACTAGGCTACGATGTTTTCTTTTTAACGGGAACTGATGAGCATGGGGCTAAGTTGCAGAGAGAAGCTGAGAAGAGAGGAGTATCACCAAAAGCTTTTGTTGATGAGATGTCGGCTGTTTTCAAAGAATATTGGAGTAAACTAAACATAGGTTTCAGTAGATTCATTAGAACAACTGATGGGGATCACGAATCTCTTGTAAGTAATGTGCTGCGTTTGCTAAATGAGAAGGGATATATATATCGTGGTGTGTACAAGGGTTGGTATTGTACTGCTTGTGAGAGATACTATAGTGAGAAAGAATATGTTATTGAGAACAACACTCCTTATTGTCCTATACATAGAAAACCTTTAGAATTTGTTGAAGAAGAAACGTACTTCTTGAGGTTATCGCAATTTAGAGATAAGGTGTTGAAGATATTGAGGGAAGGGGAGGTTGTATACCCAAGGCAATATGCAGAAGAGGTTGCATCCAAGATTGAGTTAGAGGGTTTACAAGATTTATCGATTTCAAGACCTAAGGAGAGGGTTAGCTGGGGTATAATTCTGCCATTTGACAATCGATTCACAGTTTATGTATGGATAGATGCTCTCCTCAACTACCTAACAGGAGCAGGTTTTGGTAAAGATGAGAAGCGTTTCGAGGCTCTATGGAAAAACTCCATACAGTTTATAGGCAAAGACATTCTATGGTTTCACACAGCGGTGTGGTTTTCACTATTATCAATGCTAGATTTACCACCGTCAAAGAAGCTTGTCGTTCACGGTTTTCTAACTGTTAAAGGAGTGAAGATGGGCAAGTCTACAGGTAATGTAACATCTATTGATGATATGATTAAAAGGTATGGAAGCTCAGATGCAGTTAGATTTATAATAGCTAGAATAGCTAACTACGAGAAGGATTCTGAAGTTTCTTGGGAGATATATGACTCGATATACAATGGGGATCTAGTCAATAACTACGGCAACCTCGTTAGGAGAGTTACAAGTCTAGCCATAAAACTATTTGGTGGTGTTGTAAGGATTGACATAGACCATGAACATGCTAAAAAGATTGAAGAATTTGTTCAAAAAGCGATAGAACATTACAACAAGATAGATATAGCAGAAGCAGTAAAAACAGCCCTTGACATAGCACATGAAACAAACGCTTATCTAAACAGAAAAGAGCCTTGGAAACAAGAGAATCCACAGCCAACGATATACACAGCACTAGAGTCTATAAGACTAGCTACATTACTTCTACACCCAGTAATGCCAAACATAACGCAAAACATCATGAATTCTCTGAACATTGCCATAGAAAAGGGTTCAGACCAGTTCAAAGTAGGTTATATAAGCGAATACAAAGTAAAGGAATCTCCCATACCATTCAAAAAACTGGCAACTAGCTAA
- a CDS encoding MATE family efflux transporter, with product MLTDIIMLAYNLTDAYWLSRYSTYALAAPRQAWPIFLVFVSILIGITNANLAILSQYVGAKLYNKVSETTSKLFTLCLFISFLLFIVYEIMRYNIFVYLMKVPTEMLQDVLGYTKVIALDIIGFGVSAALSTIVQSFGDVRTPAIVMGIGALLNAVLDPLFIVGLGIIPPMGAEGAAIATVITRLFSGLLLFSLIGKRYPETRIRLVYSIDEEWITLSFKVGVPVIIMTISDGLAFTFQQALVNTFGAIAATAFTIGFMVMDIANSVFRGFTMSISIMVGQCLGAGDAKRARRVALTAAHTLMAVIFMGATLVFFARNHLISIFTTDPMVSTETERLITIISWVLPLMMLSFLGMSVGRGSGHTVVPTVVNIMRFWVIRIGVGWLLSVALGMGVTGIWIAIALSELLGGTISYAWIRKGGWTKPVIKH from the coding sequence ATGCTCACCGACATCATAATGTTAGCATATAATTTGACAGATGCTTATTGGCTTAGCAGGTACAGCACCTACGCTTTAGCAGCACCTAGACAGGCCTGGCCTATTTTCCTAGTATTTGTCTCTATATTAATAGGTATTACAAATGCTAACCTAGCAATACTATCGCAATACGTTGGAGCTAAACTCTATAACAAGGTTAGCGAAACAACATCAAAACTTTTTACACTATGTTTATTCATTTCCTTTCTATTGTTTATTGTCTATGAAATTATGAGATACAATATATTTGTATACCTAATGAAGGTTCCAACAGAGATGCTTCAGGATGTGCTGGGCTACACTAAGGTCATAGCGTTAGATATCATAGGCTTTGGCGTAAGTGCAGCTCTATCGACTATAGTGCAATCTTTTGGAGATGTACGTACGCCAGCTATAGTCATGGGAATTGGAGCTCTTTTAAATGCTGTACTCGATCCATTATTTATTGTGGGTCTAGGCATCATCCCACCTATGGGTGCCGAAGGCGCTGCAATAGCCACTGTCATAACAAGGCTTTTTAGTGGACTGCTTTTGTTTTCTCTTATAGGGAAACGGTATCCAGAGACTAGGATAAGACTTGTGTATAGCATAGATGAGGAGTGGATCACCCTTAGCTTTAAAGTGGGGGTACCTGTTATTATTATGACCATCTCTGATGGACTTGCATTCACCTTTCAACAAGCTTTGGTTAACACCTTTGGGGCTATAGCTGCAACAGCTTTTACCATAGGGTTCATGGTTATGGATATCGCTAATTCTGTGTTTAGAGGGTTTACAATGTCTATAAGCATTATGGTAGGACAATGTCTTGGAGCAGGAGACGCGAAAAGAGCCCGTAGAGTAGCTTTAACAGCTGCTCATACACTGATGGCAGTGATCTTCATGGGGGCCACCCTGGTATTCTTTGCTAGGAACCACCTAATCTCTATTTTCACAACAGATCCTATGGTATCAACTGAGACGGAGAGACTTATAACAATAATATCGTGGGTACTTCCCTTAATGATGCTCTCTTTTCTAGGTATGTCGGTGGGAAGAGGCTCGGGGCATACAGTAGTTCCTACGGTGGTGAATATAATGAGGTTTTGGGTAATAAGGATAGGTGTTGGGTGGTTGT
- a CDS encoding Gfo/Idh/MocA family oxidoreductase, producing the protein MLRVGVIGVGRWGKNHVRILKELEKEGKVKLEAVCDVRDDTVTNIRNEFRVPIAKTDYREILRHVDAVVISTSIDSLSKVAEDVLTEGVHALIEKPVAMNSNDAIKLWRIAQSNNVIAAPGMIMRFDNTVNKLKELLKSENVAYIVFKRLSKRPPNMLSYPILLDLGIHDIDLCRYLTDSEISEVIKAQKIKLMHDEILFASLKTTRNIYCIIHIDGVSSRKIREIDVITERPFIRADTIKNQILYYNPLNIGEEERIIQVEYYEPLRRELEWFVNTVKQKPANYSPSLYDAVENLRVIEAIVAKA; encoded by the coding sequence ATGCTAAGAGTTGGTGTAATAGGTGTTGGTAGATGGGGTAAAAATCATGTAAGGATACTGAAAGAGCTGGAGAAAGAAGGTAAAGTGAAGCTAGAAGCTGTATGTGATGTTAGAGATGATACCGTGACAAACATTAGAAACGAATTTAGAGTACCAATAGCGAAAACAGACTATAGAGAGATTCTTCGGCATGTAGATGCCGTAGTTATTTCAACATCCATAGATTCTTTATCTAAGGTCGCAGAAGATGTTTTAACTGAGGGTGTGCATGCCCTCATAGAGAAGCCTGTTGCAATGAACTCGAATGATGCTATAAAACTTTGGAGAATAGCCCAATCAAATAACGTTATAGCAGCTCCTGGCATGATAATGCGGTTTGACAACACAGTTAACAAGCTTAAGGAGCTCTTGAAAAGCGAAAATGTAGCCTACATAGTATTTAAAAGACTATCTAAAAGACCCCCCAATATGCTTTCCTACCCTATACTATTGGATCTTGGTATACATGATATAGATCTATGCAGGTATTTGACTGACAGTGAAATAAGTGAGGTTATTAAAGCACAAAAAATCAAGTTGATGCATGATGAGATTTTATTTGCATCTTTAAAAACCACGCGCAATATCTATTGCATTATACATATAGATGGTGTCTCCTCTCGTAAAATTCGTGAGATTGATGTTATAACAGAAAGACCTTTCATAAGAGCTGATACCATTAAGAATCAAATTCTTTATTACAACCCATTGAACATAGGTGAGGAAGAAAGGATAATTCAAGTGGAGTATTACGAGCCATTAAGAAGAGAACTGGAATGGTTTGTAAATACTGTAAAGCAGAAACCAGCTAATTATAGTCCGAGTCTATATGATGCCGTGGAAAATCTTAGAGTAATTGAAGCCATAGTAGCAAAAGCCTAA